From the genome of Deltaproteobacteria bacterium, one region includes:
- the ftsE gene encoding cell division ATP-binding protein FtsE yields MIQLLQVYKKFEGITALSNINLKVEKGEFVFVTGSSGAGKSTLLNIMFGVEPPTSGHLIIGGRNYQRLTSGEIPALRQKIGFIFQDFKLISSRSVFDNVALSLKVMGTSPFEIKKRVMKALAYVKLEHRANFGPLTLSGGEQQRVAVARALVKEPVILLADEPTGNLDPELALDMFNLFTEVNLRGTTVIVATHDKEIIKRVGKRVIKLEGGRLTA; encoded by the coding sequence ATGATACAGCTTCTTCAGGTATATAAGAAATTCGAAGGCATAACGGCCCTCTCCAACATTAATTTGAAGGTAGAGAAGGGCGAGTTCGTGTTCGTCACCGGCTCAAGCGGCGCCGGAAAGAGCACGCTTTTGAACATCATGTTCGGTGTTGAGCCGCCTACCTCCGGGCATCTTATCATCGGCGGCAGGAACTACCAGCGCCTTACCTCCGGCGAGATACCCGCGCTAAGACAGAAGATAGGTTTCATATTCCAGGACTTTAAGCTCATCAGCTCGAGAAGCGTTTTCGATAACGTCGCGCTTTCCTTGAAGGTCATGGGGACGTCGCCTTTTGAAATAAAAAAGCGCGTTATGAAGGCGCTTGCGTACGTGAAGCTCGAGCACAGGGCGAACTTCGGCCCCCTCACGCTCTCCGGCGGAGAGCAGCAGCGCGTAGCCGTTGCCAGGGCCCTGGTGAAGGAGCCTGTTATACTTCTTGCCGACGAGCCCACGGGAAACCTGGACCCCGAGCTCGCGCTAGACATGTTCAATCTGTTTACGGAGGTCAATTTGCGCGGCACCACGGTTATAGTCGCCACTCACGATAAGGAAATAATAAAAAGGGTCGGTAAGCGCGTCATAAAGCTCGAGGGCGGGAGGCTTACAGCCTGA
- a CDS encoding HU family DNA-binding protein, producing the protein MNKSELVEAVATKSGLTPADAEKAVNAFIDVIVGALKGGDGVTISGFGAFSAAKRAERTGRNPRTGEEIKIAASTVPKFKPAKGFKDAVS; encoded by the coding sequence ATGAATAAATCTGAACTTGTAGAGGCAGTTGCTACGAAAAGCGGTCTTACCCCGGCTGATGCGGAAAAGGCGGTTAACGCTTTTATAGATGTCATCGTCGGCGCGCTAAAAGGCGGGGACGGGGTGACCATATCCGGGTTTGGCGCCTTCAGCGCGGCAAAGAGGGCCGAGAGAACCGGCAGGAACCCGAGGACAGGCGAGGAGATAAAGATCGCCGCCTCCACGGTGCCAAAGTTCAAGCCTGCAAAGGGCTTTAAGGACGCTGTTTCTTAA
- a CDS encoding ABC transporter permease encodes MSKASLGYAAKDALQSIRENPVTVLLSALTVGFSLAITAFFFVIIANMDSIVKSWGNRAHVIAYIKPGVRVDPDELVKAAKRLDGVKDALFVSEEEALKILKADMKGSEALLDGVSPGVLPASLEITFNPEAVTPERMAKVASAIKAVPAIEDVQYGADWVEKFSAFLRFIKIFASVLGVFLVMATIFVISNTIRLSVYTRKDEIEVMSYLGATQGFIKTPFLLEGVLSGAAGGVLALSIMALGRYVFSLYIPSSLAFVLDLSFSVYALLAVLALSGALLGGVGSLVSMGRFLKV; translated from the coding sequence ATGAGCAAGGCAAGCCTCGGATACGCCGCGAAGGACGCGCTCCAGAGTATCAGGGAGAACCCGGTGACGGTGCTTTTGTCGGCCCTGACAGTTGGCTTCTCTCTTGCCATAACGGCGTTCTTCTTCGTTATTATCGCGAACATGGATTCTATCGTCAAGTCCTGGGGCAACAGGGCGCACGTAATTGCGTACATAAAGCCGGGGGTAAGGGTAGACCCTGATGAACTCGTGAAGGCGGCAAAGCGGCTTGACGGCGTAAAGGACGCTTTGTTTGTTTCCGAGGAAGAGGCCCTCAAAATCCTCAAGGCCGACATGAAGGGCAGCGAGGCGCTTTTAGACGGCGTTTCTCCGGGCGTGCTTCCGGCATCGCTTGAGATAACGTTTAATCCTGAGGCCGTTACTCCGGAGCGCATGGCAAAGGTGGCCTCGGCGATAAAGGCAGTGCCGGCAATAGAGGACGTTCAGTACGGCGCGGACTGGGTGGAGAAGTTCTCGGCCTTTTTGAGGTTCATAAAGATTTTTGCCTCGGTGCTCGGAGTGTTCCTTGTCATGGCAACTATATTCGTCATATCCAACACGATAAGGCTATCGGTTTATACGAGGAAGGATGAAATAGAGGTAATGAGCTACCTCGGGGCGACACAGGGATTTATAAAGACGCCGTTTTTGCTCGAAGGGGTTCTCTCCGGCGCGGCCGGCGGAGTTCTCGCGCTCTCTATCATGGCGCTTGGCCGCTATGTGTTCTCGCTCTATATACCGTCTTCGCTTGCCTTTGTGCTGGATCTTTCGTTCTCCGTGT